One Candidatus Thermoplasmatota archaeon DNA segment encodes these proteins:
- a CDS encoding Na+/H+ antiporter subunit E — translation MGNEIVAKGEKYVEVYKRERYTAGILALFVFWILLTSDFSYLSLTVGLLVSAAIIIATRKLVITEVKERRKTI, via the coding sequence ATGGGAAATGAGATTGTTGCGAAGGGCGAGAAATACGTAGAAGTCTACAAGAGAGAGAGATATACAGCAGGTATTTTAGCATTGTTCGTTTTCTGGATTCTTCTAACGTCCGATTTTTCGTACCTTTCATTAACTGTAGGGTTGCTTGTTTCTGCTGCGATAATTATAGCCACCAGAAAGTTAGTAATAACTGAAGTAAAGGAGAGGCGGAAAACCATTTAA
- a CDS encoding DUF1805 domain-containing protein, translated as MCTELIKLKTGTALGVKIELGVAPLILIKAEKGFAMCGYLDMKTANKLGDIAVKVTGVKSFEGMLSAKVVEISENATMLGIKEGMMCREVLEKMMG; from the coding sequence ATTTGTACGGAGCTGATTAAATTAAAAACAGGTACTGCGCTGGGCGTGAAGATAGAACTTGGAGTGGCGCCTTTGATTCTAATCAAAGCGGAGAAAGGATTTGCAATGTGCGGATATTTGGACATGAAAACTGCAAATAAACTTGGAGATATAGCTGTGAAAGTTACAGGGGTGAAGAGTTTTGAGGGTATGCTGAGTGCTAAGGTAGTTGAAATTTCTGAGAATGCAACGATGCTTGGAATAAAAGAAGGTATGATGTGCAGAGAAGTCTTGGAAAAAATGATGGGCTAG